GAAGTCCGTAGAAATCACACGACAGCCTTCGTCTCGTAATTTTTGGAAGTCATGTTCCACTTGGACTAAGTACTCATCATAAACTTCTGGATCCATATAGCCATCAGGAACGTTTTCTGTATTGACCAAAACAGTATCAACAAATTTACTATTCAAGTGTTCATGAAGTACACACACATGATCAGCATCAGTAAAATGTTCTGTTTCACCTTTTTGAGTCATGATATTACAAATATAGACGACTTCACCTTCCGCATTAATGATCGCATCGCCAATTTCATTGATCACCAAATTAGGTAAAATACTGGTGAACATACTGCCTGGTCCCAACACGATCATATCCGCTTCCTCAATTGCTTTAACAACTTTTCTAGCCGCTTTAGGTTGCTCATCGTCATTGGTATTGGTTACAAAAACATGATCAATTGTTTTACGATCAACGGCAATGCTTGATTCACCGATCGCAGTCGTACCATCTTTAAATACAGCATGAAGAGTCAATGGTCTTTCTGACGAAGGATAGATATGTCCATCTACATGCATCATTTTTGAAAGTAGCTGAATTGCTTCATAAGTGCTGCCACGCATTTCTGAAACAGCAGCAATAATCAAATTACCAATTGCATGGTTGGCAAAATACTTGTCTGATTTATCAAACCGATATTGAAAAATATCTTCATAAAGCTGGGGCATATCAGACAAAGCAACCAACACATTACGTAAATCTCCTGGCGGCGTCATATTCATTGACTCACGAATCGCCCCACTACTGCCACCATCATCAGCAACAGTCACAACAGCTGTGATATCAGCACTTTGGTTCCGCAAGCTTTTTAAAATAACAGGCAAACCCGTTCCACCGCCAACAACGACGATTTTAGGTTTTCTAATCCGGTAGGTTTTCATTTTCATGAGCGGTTCACCGTCTCTTTCCGCTTGCCTTTGTCACGATGTGTGATGTTTACATGGTAATCTTGTTCAAGTTCCTTAGCCACACGCTCTGTCAAAGCTACTGAACGATGTTGTCCTCCCGTACAGCCGATAGCAATCGTTACACTGGATTTGCCTTCTTTTTCATAACCAGGCATCACGTTTTTCAACAAATCGATAAAACGAGTATAAAAACTTTCTGTCTCTGGAAAACTCATGACATAATCATAAACAGATGAATCTTGACCTGTCAGCGGTCTTAGTTCAGGGATATAATGAGGGTTTGGTAAAAAACGCACATCCATCACAATATCAGCATCAATCGGCAATCCATATTTAAAACCGAATGAAATCAGCTCAATACGAAATTCATGGGTATCTCTTGATTTGAATTCTTCATTGATTCTTTCTCGTAATTGTCTTGGAGATAATTCAGTCGTATCGATCACAACTTGAGCATCACCTCTGATCTCTTCAAGAATCGCTCGCTCTTTTCTAATGCCTTCTGTAATTAGGCCATCCATTGCTAATGGATGCGCACGGCGCGTTTCTTTATAACGAGAAACTAATTCTTCATCTGTTGCATCTAAAAACATGATCGTTGTGTCGATCAAATTAGTATTTTCTAATTCAACTAACATATCTTGAATTTCTCTAAAAAAGTTACGAGAGCGTAAATCAATTACTAAAGCAATCTTCGTTACTTTTCCAGATTCTTTGATCAATTCCCAAAACTTAGGGATTAAACTTGGGGGCATATTATCGATACAAAAATACCCCATATCTTCAAAACTTTGAATGGCTACAGTCTTCCCTGCACCGCTCATTCCAGTGATTATCACTAATTGTAAATTATCAGCCATGTATAGCGCTCCTTTGAAAACATTTTACTAATTATAGCATTCCGGGCGTATCAAAGAAAGCTTTTCAAACGATTCTATTGATTTATTCGGATTTTCTTATAAATTGATGCGAATAAAAATTGGAACAGTATTATCTATCAGTATTGCTTCAGATTACTATTTGATACATCACTAAATCACTTCGACTAGAGCCAAAGACACTTTTCTACTATATTATAACCACATAACAATGGATTCCATATATATAAAATGAATTAAAAAAACATTTGTAAAAAAACAAGAGAACAAAACAAACGTTTTGTTCTCTTGTTTTTTGTTTATTTATGTTTGAATAAAATAATTTAAGCAAGTCTCTCTACCTAACTATGCATTCTCAATGACATTAAAATAGGCTAAATTCAAAATAGGCTCATCACAACTTATGACTGGACGATCAGACGGATGGCATTTAACCACTTTGACTTGTACATCTTCTTCTTTTTTGGAGATGGCTTCCCCTACAAAAAACCAAGAAAAATTTGATTCATGACAAACATAATGTTCACCAATTTTTACTTCTCTTTTTTTCAAGAAAAAATCATCCTTTCATACTCTTCTGATATCTATAGAATATCATGTTTTTTAAGAAATTATTATTCAACTTACGTATATATTCTTTCTTTTTTTGACTTTTTTTAAATAAAAGTGATTATAAAACGTATGTTTTCATTCGTTTTATCATTTAATTCTCATTTTTATTTATCAAATAGTTCTCTTATATTTACTTTTCACGGAATAAGTCCTTATTTTAAAAAAAAAAAGACAACCTTCACTGATGAAGGCTGTACTTTTCTTTTTTGAACGGATTATTTATAGAAGGAAAGATATATACCAATTAGGTTGAACAATATATCTATCTGATTGTGATTCTACTGCAACCACTTTAAGAAATCAATACCAATAGACAATTTTGTTCCAAACTTCATACTTTCTTTAAAAACAACGGTAATACTTTCAAAATGGAGTATACCAATTTATAAAACTCGTTTTAAATACTTACCCGTATAGCTGGCTTTGACTTTGGCGATGTCTTCTGGCGTCCCTGTTGCTACAATTGTTCCACCACCATCTCCACCTTCTGGACCCAAATCAATTACATGGTCTGCCGATTTTATCACATCTAAATTATGCTCAATCACAAGAACCGTATTTCCAGCTTCAACCAATCGTTCCAAAACGACTAGTAATCGTGCAATATCATCAGTATGCAATCCTGTTGTCGGCTCATCTAATATATAGAAATTTTTACCATTTGAATTTTTGTGTAGCTCACTAGCAAGCTTCATTCGCTGTGCTTCTCCACCAGATAGCGTGGTTGCTGGTTGGCCTAACGTAACATAGCCTAATCCTACATCGACAATTGTTTTCAATTTACGATGAATCTTAGGGATATGTTGGAAGAATGCCACTGCATCTTCAACAGTCATATTCAATATATCAGAAATATTCTTTCCTTTATAATGAACTTCTAGTGTTTCTGAGTTATAACGTTTACCATGACACACTTCACAAGGAACATAGACATCTGGTAAAAAATGCATTTCAATCTTAATAATTCCGTCGCCACGACATGCTTCACAACGGCCGCCCTTCACGTTAAAACTAAATCGTCCTTTTTTGTATCCACGAACTTTAGCTTCATTAGTCTTTGCGAATAAATCGCGAATGTCATCAAACACACTTGTATAGGTCGCCGGATTACTTCTTGGCGTACGCCCAATCGGACTTTGATCGATATCAATGATCTTTTCGATATGTTTGTATCCAGTAATACTTTTGTGTTTTCCAGGTTTATTCGAATTACGATTGATTTTTTGAGCTAAAGCTTTTTTCAAAATTTGGTTGACCAAGGTACTTTTTCCAGACCCTGAAACACCAGTTACAGCCACAAATTCTTCTAAAGGAAACTCTACTGTGACATTTTTCAAGTTATTTTCAGCTGCACCGGTAACTTTGATTATTTTACCGTTACCTTTACGACGTTCTTTAGGGACTGGGATTACTTTTTTCCCAGATAAATACTGACCAGTTAAAGAATTAGGATTTTTTGCGACTTCATCCGGCGTACCAGAAGCTACGATTTCTCCGCCTAAATGTCCAGCACCAGGTCCCACATCGATCAAGTAATCAGACGCTCTCATTGTGTCTTCATCATGTTCCACGACGATCAAGGTATTGCCTAGATCACGCATTTTCTTCAGTGATTCGATCAGACGATCATTATCTCTTTGATGAAGACCAATTGATGGCTCATCCAATATATATAAGACTCCCGACAAATTAGAACCAATTTGAGTCGCTAAACGAATCCGCTGTGCTTCACCACCCGACAATGTCCCTGCCGCTCGACTAAGTGTCAAATAATCTAGTCCGACATTTTTTAAAAAGTTCAGACGATCTTCAACTTCCTTTAAAATTGGTTTGGCAATCATTTGTTCTTGTTCAGATAATGTCACTGTTTCGAAAAATTTCACTGCATTTTTGATAGCCAATTCACTGACTTGACCGATATTTGTATTATCGATTTTAACTGATAAGGCTTGTGGATTTAAACGGTATCCTTTACATGTCTTGCAAGTTAATTCAGTCATATATAAACGCATTTGATCACGAGTAAAGTCGCTATTTGTTTCATGATATCGACGCTTGATATTTGTTAAGACACCCTCAAATGGAACTTCCACATCACGCACTCCGCCAAAATCATTTTCATAATGAAAGTGGAAAGGTTCTCCATTCGAACCATTCAAAATGATTTCTTGATGTTCCACGGGAAGTTCGTTAAATGGTGTATCCATGTCAATATTGAAACTATCAGCTGCTTGTTCCAACATTTGCGGATAATATTGAGAACTGATTGGATTCCAAGGTGCAATTGCCCCTTCTCGCAATGTTTTAGTTGGATCTGGAATGACTAGATCCCGATCGACTTCTAATTTTATTCCTAATCCATCACAATCAGGACAAGCTCCAAATGGCGCATTAAAAGAAAACAATCTTGGCTCTAATTCACCTACAGTAAAACCACAGTATGGACAAGCATAATGTTCACTGAACAACATTTCTTCTCCACCAATCACATCAACTAGTGCATAACCGTCTGCTAATCTCAATGCTGCTTCAAATGAATCAAATAAACGAGAACGGATACCTTCCTTTACAACAATACGATCAATCACAATCGCAATATCATGTTTTTTATTTTTTTCAAGTTCAGGTGCTTCGCTGACATCATAGGTTTCCCCATCTACTCGCATCCGAACATAGCCTTCCCGTTGAATCATTTCAAATACTTTTTTGTGTTGACCCTTTTTCTTCACGATCACAGGTGCTAATACTTGGAGCTTTGTTTTTTCTGGCAGTTCCAAGACTTTGTCTACCATCTGTTCAACAGACTGACTAGTAATTTCAAAACCATCATTTGGGCAAATTGGATGCCCTACTCGAGCAAACAACAATCTTAAGTAATCATTGATCTCGGTTACGGTTCCTACTGTCGAGCGTGGGTTTTTACTTGTTGTTTTTTGATCGATCGAAATCGCTGGACTCAACCCGTCAATACTATCCACATCTGGCTTATCCATCTGACCTAAAAATTGTCTTGCATAAGCTGAAAGACTTTCCACATAACGGCGTTGTCCTTCTGCATATAACGTATCAAAAGCCAGTGAACTTTTCCCAGAACCAGAAAGCCCAGTTACTACAACCATTTTGTCACGAGGAATCGTGACATCTATATCTTTTAAATTATGTGCACGTGCACCATGAATAACAATCTTATCATTTGCCATTACTACTCTCCTTTGCTGTGAAACACAGTGATAATGTTTTTCTGAACTGATGTTGAACAGTACAAGGTGACCACAGGGAACGTTGATCCTTATTATTTTCTATTTCCTTTAGCCAATCCACCTTACTCTGCTGCTTTCAACTCCAAAATCGTATCTCTTAGAGTTGCTGCTGTTTCAAAGTCCAATGCTTTAGCTGCATCGCGCATTTCTTTTTCTAGTTTCATTAATAAATCAGCTTTTTCTTGGCGACTCAACTCATGATATGATTTATCGATCTTGATTGGTTCGCCTTTTTCATTTGTTTTAGAAATTGAAATCAACTCGCGGATTTCTTTAATGATTGTTTTCGGTATAATACCATGTTCTTCGTTATATTTTTCTTGGATCGAACGGCGTCGTGCTGTTTCATCCATCGCTTTTTGCATAGAATCAGTGATTTTATCAGCATACATAATAACTCGACCATCTGAATTACGGGCGGCACGACCAATAGTTTGGATCAATGAGCGCTCACTCCTCAAGAAACCTTCCTTATCAGCATCTAAAATCGCAATCAATGATACTTCAGGTACATCTAACCCTTCACGGAGCAAGTTGATCCCGATCAAGACATCAAATTCACCTAAACGTAAATCTCGAATGATTTCTGTTCGTTCTAAGGTCTTAATGTCACTATGCAGGTATTTGACTTTGATCCCTAACTCTTTAAGATAATCGGTTAAGTCTTCAGACATTTTCTTCGTTAAAGTCGTGATGAATACACGTTGATCTTTCTCAACTCGTTCATGGATCTCGCCTACTAAATCATCGATTTGTCCCATGATCGGACGAACTTCGATCAATGGATCTAATAAGCCTGTCGGACGAATGATCTGAGGAATAACAGTATCTGTTTGTTCATACTCGTATGGTCCAGGTGTTGCAGAAACGTACACCACTTGATGCACATGTTTTTCAAATTCTTCTAACCGTAACGGACGATTATCCAAAGCACTAGGTAAACGGAAACCATAATCTACCAGCATTTGTTTTCTAGCACGGTCACCATTATACATACCACGAATTTGCGGCATCGACACGTGTGACTCATCGATCACAAGTAAAAAGTCATCTGGGAAAAAGTCAATCAATGTATACGGCGGTTCGCCTTCTGAACGGCCATCCATATGACGAGAATAATTTTCGATACCAGATGTATAGCCCATTTCCCGCATCATTTCGATATCGTAATTCGTTCTCTGCTCCAAACGTTGTGCTTCCAGTAATTTATTTTCATTGCGCAAAACAGTCAAACGAGCATCCAACTCTGCTTGGATTTGTGAAATTGCATGTTCCATATGATCTTCATTGGTTACAAAGTGCGTTGCTGGAAAGATCGCGACATGTTCTGTCTCACCGATCACTTCACCAGTCAATGCATCAACTTCTCGAATCCGCTCAATCTCATCGCCAAAAAATTCAACTCGTAACGCATGATCATCTCGTGATGCAGGAAAAATTTCAACAACATCGCCACGAACACGAAAGCGTCCACGTTGAAAATCTATATCGTTTCGCTCAAATTGAATATTTACTAAATCAGTCAACAGCTGACTACGATCAATCTCCATGCCTACACGAATCGAAACAACTTGCTCACTATACTCTTTGGGATCACCTAAACCAAAAATACATGAGACAGATGCCACTACGATCACATCGTTTCGTTCTAATAAAGAGCTTGTCGCAGAATGTCGTAACTTATCGATCTCATCATTGATACTGGCATCTTTTTCTATATAGGTATCGCTTGAGGGTACGTAGGCTTCTGGTTGATAATAATCGTAATAACTAACAAAATACTCGACCGCGTTATTAGGGAAGAATTCTTTGAACTCTCCATAAAGCTGTCCAGCTAATGTTTTATTATGGGCAATGACTAATGTTGGTTTGTTTACTTCGGTAATCACATTGGAGATCGTAAATGTTTTCCCGGTTCCAGTTGCACCTAATAAAATTTGTGCTTTTTCCCCGCCTTCGATACCGTCTACTAATCGTTTGATTGCTTCTGGCTGATCTCCATCTGGTTTATATTTTGAGACTAAATCAAATGTATTGGAGGTCTCTCTTTCTATCATCCAACATCCTCCTTTTACTTCTTTTAATTACGGCTTCATTTACTAAAAACAACTGGGAATATGAATCTCACTAACTGATACAACTCGCCTTAAGTTGAAATGAAACTACTGTCATTATTTTAACATACCGAACATATTTTCGCTAGTTTTAGAATAGTTTGCGTATACGCATTTTTTGCCAATTTACATTTTATTTAATCTTTTGTTTGCCTCTAAATTAGTATCCTTCGATAATTCCCAACTCTTTTATGTCACATTTCATAACATAAGATGTGAGGAAATGAGTTTTTTTTGACTTTCTCATTGTGAATGACTTGTGTTTTTGCCTTTTTTTACTATATAATTATCCAATATGCGAGCTATCTAGCTACACAAATTAATTCTTAGGAAACTAGAAAAATTGTCATTGAAACAGAAAACGTTTCAAAGTCAATTCCCTAACTTTCTACAGGACTAAACGATTTGTTCCGCTTTAAAACGTTATCTAGCTGGGTGGGCTAGTCACTACGCTCTACTTCGATCTCATCAAGACTGGACGAGCCCACTACGCTTTTAAAATTAGGAGGTATTTTATGAAAAAGAAACACTTTTTACTTTCATTCATTGTAATGATGGCAAGTCTACTGACATTTACACTTGGGCAAAGCGCTCAGGCTGAGGAAAAAACATATACTATAGGAACAGATTTGACTTTCGCCCCTTTTGAATTCCAAGACTCTAAAGGAGAATATGTTGGAATCGATGTGGATCTGCTTCAGGCAATCGCTGAAGCTCAAGATTTTAAAGTTAATCTGAAGCCGCTTGGGTTTGATAGCGCCATTCAAGCTGTACAATCAAAACAAGTAGACGGTATGATTGCCGGTATGAGCATTACTGATGAACGAAAAAAATCATTTGATTTCTCAGATCCTTATTTTGATAGCGGTCTGCAAATGGCCGTTAAAACAGGAAACGATAAAATCAAAAGCTATGATGATCTAAAAGGCAAGACAGCTGCTGCTAAAGTGGGAACTGAAAGTGCTGCTTTCTTAGAGAAAAACCAAGAAAAATACGGCTATACAATCAAAAATTTCGATGATGCAACGGGTCTTTATCAAGCACTTGAAAATAATGAAGCAGATGCCATTTTCGATGATTATCCAGTTTTAGGCTATGCCGTAACGAATGGCCAGAACCTGCAATTAGTTGGTAAAAAAGAAACAGGTAGTTCATATGGTTTCGCTGTTAAAAAAGGGCAAAACAAAGAATTGATTGAAAAGTTTAATGCTGGTTTAAAAGAACTAAAAAGCTCAGGTAAATATGACGCTATCTTAGCGAAATATATTACTACAGGAACTGAAACAGATTCTGATTCTAAAATGAAAAAGATCCAACCTAAAAAAGATACCTATGTAGTCGCTAGTGATTCAACCTTCGCTCCTTTTGAATTTCAAAATGCTGATGGTAAATACGAAGGAATTGATGTTGACTTAGTAAATCGAATTGCCGAACTGCAAGATTTTACTATCGAGTTTAAATTTATCGGCTTTAGCTCTGCTGTTCAAGCAGTCGAGTCTGGTCAAGCAGATGCAATGATCGCCGGCATGACGATTACAGATGAACGTGAAAAATCCTTTGACTTTTCTACGCCTTACTTCAATAGTGGCATTCAAATCGCTGTCAAAAAAGGCAATGACAAAATCCATTCTTATGAGGATTTAAAAGATAAAAAAGTTGGCGCTAAAATTGGGACTGAAAGTGCTGATTTCCTTGAATCGAACAAAGATAAATATGGTTACTCGATCAAATATCTAGATACGACAGATGCATTATACAGTGCGCTTGAGATCAATGAGATCGATGCTATGATGGATGATTATCCTGTCATTGGTTATGGTGTGGCACAAAAACAACCATTAACAACGCCAATTCCACGTGAAGAAGGCGGAAAATATGGATTTGCTGTTAAAAAAGGTAAAAATCCTGAACTGATCCAAATGTTTAATGAAGGTTTAGCAGAATTAAAACGAACTGGTGAATATGATGAGATCATCGGAAAATACGTAAAAGATGGCGCTACTGAAAATAAAGTGGATGAATCAACATTTGTCGGCATGATTCAAAATAACTGGAAACGATTATTAAACGGATTATGGATGACTATTCAATTAACCTTGGTTTCATTTATTTTAGCTCTGATCGTTGGAGTACTTTTTGGATTATTCAGTGCCTCACCATCAAAAACTTTACGTGTGATTTCGACGATTTATGTTGATATCATTCGTGGGATTCCTTTAATGGTTTTAGCTTTCTTTATCTACTTTGGCTTACCTGGAATTCTAGGTTTCAACATTCCAGTATTTCTTGCTGGAATCATTACACTGACCTTAAATGCAAGTGCTTATATCTCTGAAATCGTCCGTGGCGGGATCAATGCAGTGCCAGTCGGTCAAATGGAAGCGTCACGTAGTTTAGGTCTTTCATACAACCGTACAATGCAAAAAATCATTTTACCACAAGCAATCAAAATCATGATTCCTTCTTTCGTCAATCAATTTGTTATCTCATTAAAAGATACAACGATCCTTTCTGCGATTGGTCTGATCGAGTTGTTGCAAACAGGTAAAATCATCGTTGCTAGAAACTTACAAAGCACAATGGTCTACTTCGTGATTGCCATGATGTATTTGATTTTGATCACAGCCTTGACGAAATTAGCTAAAGTTTTAGAAAAGAAGGTGAAATAATATGGCTGAAAAAATTCTAGTAGAACATTTAGTAAAAAAATATGGTGATAATACCGTGCTTAACGATATCAATGTATCCATTCAAGAAGGCGATGTAGTTTGTGTTATCGGCCCTTCTGGTTCTGGTAAAAGTACCTTTCTTCGTTGTTTGAATCAACTTGAAGAAGCAACTAGTGGTGATATTATCATCGATGGCGCTAATCTAACGGATAAGAATACGAATATCAACAAAGTACGTCAACACATCGGTATGGTTTTTCAACATTTTAATTTATTCCCTCACCTATCGATCATGGAAAATATTACATTAGCCCCAACCGACCTAGGTCGTCTTTCAAAAAAAGATGCGGAAGAAAAAGCTATTAAGCTTTTAGATACTGTTGGGTTAGCGGATAAAAAAGATAGTTATCCTGAATCATTATCTGGTGGACAAAAACAACGGGTAGCGATTGCTCGTGCCTTAGCAATGAATCCTGATATCATGTTATTCGATGAACCAACATCTGCACTTGATCCAGAGATGGTCGGTGATGTACTGAACGTTATGAAAAAATTAGCAAAACAAGGTATGACCATGGTGATCGTAACACATGAGATGGGCTTTGCTAAAGAAGTTGCAAATCGCGTGATGTTTATTGATGGTGGTAATTTCTTAGAAGATGGTACACCACAACAAATTTTTGAAAATCCGCAAAATGAGCGTACAAAAGATTTCTTGGATAAAGTACTTAATATTTAGATAAAAAAGGATAGAT
The DNA window shown above is from Enterococcus sp. 12C11_DIV0727 and carries:
- a CDS encoding gluconeogenesis factor YvcK family protein, with product MKMKTYRIRKPKIVVVGGGTGLPVILKSLRNQSADITAVVTVADDGGSSGAIRESMNMTPPGDLRNVLVALSDMPQLYEDIFQYRFDKSDKYFANHAIGNLIIAAVSEMRGSTYEAIQLLSKMMHVDGHIYPSSERPLTLHAVFKDGTTAIGESSIAVDRKTIDHVFVTNTNDDEQPKAARKVVKAIEEADMIVLGPGSMFTSILPNLVINEIGDAIINAEGEVVYICNIMTQKGETEHFTDADHVCVLHEHLNSKFVDTVLVNTENVPDGYMDPEVYDEYLVQVEHDFQKLRDEGCRVISTDFLKLRDGGVFHDGDKVVDELFRIVFGARY
- a CDS encoding amino acid ABC transporter ATP-binding protein, which codes for MAEKILVEHLVKKYGDNTVLNDINVSIQEGDVVCVIGPSGSGKSTFLRCLNQLEEATSGDIIIDGANLTDKNTNINKVRQHIGMVFQHFNLFPHLSIMENITLAPTDLGRLSKKDAEEKAIKLLDTVGLADKKDSYPESLSGGQKQRVAIARALAMNPDIMLFDEPTSALDPEMVGDVLNVMKKLAKQGMTMVIVTHEMGFAKEVANRVMFIDGGNFLEDGTPQQIFENPQNERTKDFLDKVLNI
- the uvrA gene encoding excinuclease ABC subunit UvrA, translated to MANDKIVIHGARAHNLKDIDVTIPRDKMVVVTGLSGSGKSSLAFDTLYAEGQRRYVESLSAYARQFLGQMDKPDVDSIDGLSPAISIDQKTTSKNPRSTVGTVTEINDYLRLLFARVGHPICPNDGFEITSQSVEQMVDKVLELPEKTKLQVLAPVIVKKKGQHKKVFEMIQREGYVRMRVDGETYDVSEAPELEKNKKHDIAIVIDRIVVKEGIRSRLFDSFEAALRLADGYALVDVIGGEEMLFSEHYACPYCGFTVGELEPRLFSFNAPFGACPDCDGLGIKLEVDRDLVIPDPTKTLREGAIAPWNPISSQYYPQMLEQAADSFNIDMDTPFNELPVEHQEIILNGSNGEPFHFHYENDFGGVRDVEVPFEGVLTNIKRRYHETNSDFTRDQMRLYMTELTCKTCKGYRLNPQALSVKIDNTNIGQVSELAIKNAVKFFETVTLSEQEQMIAKPILKEVEDRLNFLKNVGLDYLTLSRAAGTLSGGEAQRIRLATQIGSNLSGVLYILDEPSIGLHQRDNDRLIESLKKMRDLGNTLIVVEHDEDTMRASDYLIDVGPGAGHLGGEIVASGTPDEVAKNPNSLTGQYLSGKKVIPVPKERRKGNGKIIKVTGAAENNLKNVTVEFPLEEFVAVTGVSGSGKSTLVNQILKKALAQKINRNSNKPGKHKSITGYKHIEKIIDIDQSPIGRTPRSNPATYTSVFDDIRDLFAKTNEAKVRGYKKGRFSFNVKGGRCEACRGDGIIKIEMHFLPDVYVPCEVCHGKRYNSETLEVHYKGKNISDILNMTVEDAVAFFQHIPKIHRKLKTIVDVGLGYVTLGQPATTLSGGEAQRMKLASELHKNSNGKNFYILDEPTTGLHTDDIARLLVVLERLVEAGNTVLVIEHNLDVIKSADHVIDLGPEGGDGGGTIVATGTPEDIAKVKASYTGKYLKRVL
- a CDS encoding amino acid ABC transporter substrate-binding protein/permease; protein product: MKKKHFLLSFIVMMASLLTFTLGQSAQAEEKTYTIGTDLTFAPFEFQDSKGEYVGIDVDLLQAIAEAQDFKVNLKPLGFDSAIQAVQSKQVDGMIAGMSITDERKKSFDFSDPYFDSGLQMAVKTGNDKIKSYDDLKGKTAAAKVGTESAAFLEKNQEKYGYTIKNFDDATGLYQALENNEADAIFDDYPVLGYAVTNGQNLQLVGKKETGSSYGFAVKKGQNKELIEKFNAGLKELKSSGKYDAILAKYITTGTETDSDSKMKKIQPKKDTYVVASDSTFAPFEFQNADGKYEGIDVDLVNRIAELQDFTIEFKFIGFSSAVQAVESGQADAMIAGMTITDEREKSFDFSTPYFNSGIQIAVKKGNDKIHSYEDLKDKKVGAKIGTESADFLESNKDKYGYSIKYLDTTDALYSALEINEIDAMMDDYPVIGYGVAQKQPLTTPIPREEGGKYGFAVKKGKNPELIQMFNEGLAELKRTGEYDEIIGKYVKDGATENKVDESTFVGMIQNNWKRLLNGLWMTIQLTLVSFILALIVGVLFGLFSASPSKTLRVISTIYVDIIRGIPLMVLAFFIYFGLPGILGFNIPVFLAGIITLTLNASAYISEIVRGGINAVPVGQMEASRSLGLSYNRTMQKIILPQAIKIMIPSFVNQFVISLKDTTILSAIGLIELLQTGKIIVARNLQSTMVYFVIAMMYLILITALTKLAKVLEKKVK
- the uvrB gene encoding excinuclease ABC subunit UvrB, which translates into the protein MIERETSNTFDLVSKYKPDGDQPEAIKRLVDGIEGGEKAQILLGATGTGKTFTISNVITEVNKPTLVIAHNKTLAGQLYGEFKEFFPNNAVEYFVSYYDYYQPEAYVPSSDTYIEKDASINDEIDKLRHSATSSLLERNDVIVVASVSCIFGLGDPKEYSEQVVSIRVGMEIDRSQLLTDLVNIQFERNDIDFQRGRFRVRGDVVEIFPASRDDHALRVEFFGDEIERIREVDALTGEVIGETEHVAIFPATHFVTNEDHMEHAISQIQAELDARLTVLRNENKLLEAQRLEQRTNYDIEMMREMGYTSGIENYSRHMDGRSEGEPPYTLIDFFPDDFLLVIDESHVSMPQIRGMYNGDRARKQMLVDYGFRLPSALDNRPLRLEEFEKHVHQVVYVSATPGPYEYEQTDTVIPQIIRPTGLLDPLIEVRPIMGQIDDLVGEIHERVEKDQRVFITTLTKKMSEDLTDYLKELGIKVKYLHSDIKTLERTEIIRDLRLGEFDVLIGINLLREGLDVPEVSLIAILDADKEGFLRSERSLIQTIGRAARNSDGRVIMYADKITDSMQKAMDETARRRSIQEKYNEEHGIIPKTIIKEIRELISISKTNEKGEPIKIDKSYHELSRQEKADLLMKLEKEMRDAAKALDFETAATLRDTILELKAAE
- the rapZ gene encoding RNase adapter RapZ, which translates into the protein MADNLQLVIITGMSGAGKTVAIQSFEDMGYFCIDNMPPSLIPKFWELIKESGKVTKIALVIDLRSRNFFREIQDMLVELENTNLIDTTIMFLDATDEELVSRYKETRRAHPLAMDGLITEGIRKERAILEEIRGDAQVVIDTTELSPRQLRERINEEFKSRDTHEFRIELISFGFKYGLPIDADIVMDVRFLPNPHYIPELRPLTGQDSSVYDYVMSFPETESFYTRFIDLLKNVMPGYEKEGKSSVTIAIGCTGGQHRSVALTERVAKELEQDYHVNITHRDKGKRKETVNRS